The region TAATGAAAAAGATCATTTTTGGCATCAGAAGGAAAATGACAAATGTGGAAAAAAACGAACACAACCCTGAAGAATTGAGTTGAACCCTAAGCTCAATTATAGCAAGACTGAatttaatacaatttttttatcgTTGTATTCGATAACCCTGAAGAATTGAGTTTAACCCTAAGCTCAATTATGGTATGAATTTAATACAATTTTTCCATCATTGTATCCGATAACCTTGAAGAATTGAGTTGAACCCTAAGCTCAATTATAGCAAGATTGGAATTTAATACAATTTTTCTATCCTTGTATATGATAATAAGTTCGATCAAGCACGACCCTCTATTTAAATCCCATTGTATAACCATGTACTCCTATATATCCCTCTTCCACAATCCCACACCATCTCCATCAAACCCTCATCCTATAAAAAAAGCATCCATCTCAAAAACACCCTCACAAGTCAAATATAATTCTCATTTTCAAAACTTgcataaaaaaaaaacctcaaaaaatttctctcacactTCTCTATCATAAATCACATCTCCCCTCCAaaccatattttattttaacccAATGCCACCCCCTCCCTCCCCTCTCACTATTTCTCCTCCCATTTCCCCTCTTCCATGAACCTTCTCCCTCGAAGCCTCTTTTTTTCCATGGAGATTTCATCATTCTATCTCATTCTCAACAATACCTCAACATTCCTCTCTGTCTCTTCATTAATTCCATGATTCCCCCTTCCTTCCCTCATTGAttcccaaaataaaaaagaaaaaagaagaaaagcaaaaacactttattattcatttccaTATTCCCACCAATAATGAGGCCTCTCCAAACCCCTTCTTCCCCTGCCGACGCCGGGAAAtccagccgccgccgccgctccgACCTCACTCTCCCCCTCCCCCACCGCGACCCCTCCCTCGCCgtccccctccccctcccccctCCATCCGCCTCCTGCCAGCTCAACTACTCCGACCTCGACCGCCTCAGCCGCATCGGCAGCGGCGCCGGCGGGACCGTCTACAAAGTCCTCCACCGCCCCACCGGCGGCGTCTACGCCCTCAAAGTCATCTACGGCAACCACGAGGACGCCGTCCGCAACCAGATGCGCCGCGAAATCCTGATCCTCCGCGACGTGGACCATCCCAACGTCGTCAAATGCCACAACCTCTTCGACCACAGCGGCGAGATTCAAGTCCTCCTCGAATTCATGGACAAGGGCTCCCTCGAATCCACCCACATCCCCCACGAGCAGCCCCTCTCCGACCTCGCCCGCCAGGTCCTCGCCGGATTGGCCTACCTCCACCGCCGCAAAATCGTCCATCGCGATATCAAGCCCTCCAATCTCCTAATCAATTCGCGCCGCCTCGTCAAAATCGCCGATTTTGGGGTTTCTCGCATCCTCGCGCAGACGATGGATCCCTGCAATTCCTCCGTCGGCACGATCGCCTACATGAGCCCCGAGCGGATCAACACCGATTTGAACCACGGCCAGTACGACGGATACGCCGGCGACATCTGGAGCTTGGGCGTCAGCGTTCTCGAATTCTATTTGGGGAAATTCCCCTTCGCCGTTGGGAGGCAGGGGGATTGGGCGAGCCTCATGTGCGCGATCTGTCTGTCGCAGCCGCCTGAGGCGCCGCTCTCCGCCAGCCGCGAATTTAGGGATTTCATCTCCTGCTGCCTTCAGAGGGATCCGGCGAAGAGGCTCTCGGCGGCGCAGCTGCTCAAGCATCCGTTCATCGTGCAGCACTCCTCTCCCGGGGGCGGCGGCGCGGTTCATCACCAGGCAGCGGCGCACCAGCtcctgccgccgccgccgcgccaGCATTATTCCTCGGCTTGATtgaaggttttttttttgttcttgaaAAAAGAGTAAAAATTTTATGGTGTTGAGCTTCCTTTAGTCTAAAAATGGTAGTCTTGTGGAATTAAAATCATGTTTTTTAGAAGGGAGACTGATGATTCATGTACAACAAGGCAGAAGATTAATGAATTCAATCATCAAAAACCACTTCCAccattttttgtgtattttatttagcTGAAATGAAGCTAATTTAGTTGTTTTGGGGGATTATTTGGATGCTATTATGATAATCATTTGAAAAGAAGTTAATTTCCAATATGTTTTTGGTCTGGATTACTTTAAGTGCTAGTATTATCATTTGGGAAAGGAAAATGAGCTATTTTTTGCCCTGAGTTATTGACACCTCTTTGTATAGGATAGATACTATGGAAAAGGGGTTTTTTCTTGTCTTGGTATCCTTATCTTTTTTAGTACTAAATCGAACATTATCCACAGATGATAATTCATACTATATCCCATATGCTTTGATGCCACATCTTATACACAGTAGTTGCTAATTTGCTGGTTTTAAGGTAAAGTTTATGATGGAATTTGGGGgcatttttttttcagttttgagCAAAGATATGTTACTTTCTTGCAAGGACAGTAGTGTATCAATAATGAAGCTAGAACCCAACTCCAAAAATACACATGTTTTGTTGCAGACATGTGATCATTTGGTTTTCTTTTTTCATCAGTTTTTTCATCAGTGGCTGTCTTTTGCTTTTCCCATGTCACCTTATCTAGGACTAGGACAAAGTATCATCCATTATAAATCGAAGATTTACTATTATTGATGTTGTTGTTTTAGGAGCTTTGTTGCTCCCTTTTTTGGCATAGTGTGATATGGAAATGTTACCAATATGTTaatctgtttttattttctggGCTTGACTTTTCTTGGTGCCTCTCTCTCATGTTAGCAGTTGAAAGTTTGAGGGGTTGGCTGATTCAAAGAGAAGTGAGTCAACACACCAAAACATAAGTCTTGAAGTGTGTGTTTGTGCAAGAATTACTAGGACACTAGGTTGTCCAAACAAGACTGCAGAAGATGAATGAAATAATTTAGAAATCTGCTGTGTCTTGTTCAATTTTGACTTGGTGaattttatttgcattttagtcaGAGGTGGAAATGGTCTTATAAACTTATGCTTCTTGTTTCATTATCATAAGCAACAAAGAAACACGATAACTTGTGCAAAACCATTACTTGTGAGATGGGTTGGAATTTTTTAATCTAAATTCATATTTAGTTGTATATTTGTAATTCAATGGGAGGTAACTCAAAATCTAGATCAAAACTCATATTCATTCGATAACATGAGCCTTATAGTTTAAATTCTCTTGATCTCATTTAAATGATGAATATTTATGGCAAGGATCTCAATCTCTACAATCTACATATTTTAATCCAACATTTATATAATTCGGTATGAGTTTGGATTCGGATCCGGATTCGGATTCGTTTCAAACAAGATTCCTAACTACAAATACACAGATCTTAATCTGTCTCAAACAATATTATCCCCGAAAAGCCAAATATAATTTTTTGATGTTTCTTATTTCTATGTGCTTCATTGTTACCTTCTTTACATATTAGGATTTGCCAAAAGAAAATTATTGTTttgtagagagagtaaaatttAATGGCCCACTTAATAATTGGGCCTTAATAATTGTTTTGTGAAAGATCTATAAATACTACTTTAGGCCTTTGTGTTAAGATGAGAAACTATAAATATTATAGGCCAAATATTTCTTTCCCAAAATTGCTGCCTTTCCAAAATTAGTGACATTGTTTAAATTTCCTAGTGTTGTAAAGATGGAGTATAAGTTTATTTTGGTTTGTACGAGAGAGAAATGAATATTGATTACTatcttttaaaaaaagaaaaaaagtttaATATGATTAGGTAGAGATGTTTTCTAAATTCTTGATGcccaaaaaattaattagaaatacCAGAAAATTATTCAGGTTTAATAGTAGATCGATCATCACATATCATTCCATCATTTAATGCTTAAATTTTAAACAAACGTGTGACATCTGATTTCGCTCTAAACTAATAGTTATAAGAATTTAATACCCAAGTAATCCAATTATTGTTGCTTTCTATTCCATGTTAATAAAAgcgttttattttctgcactcattttagaaaataataataaatatttaaaagtaagagatatattttctattattattattattatttttattttaactatttattgttatttttttaaatgagtgaagaaaatgaaatgcaaAAGGGTATTTATTTGGTTTTAATCTAGTGGTTGCATCTCTGTCGTTGGCAGGTCAGATTTATAGTCCTCTTCAATGCCCCACCACCAtccaatatataaatataattcattTCATGTCtctatttatatttcaaatttaattactgcatgtaatttacaaaaaaatttaCCTTTGCAAATAAATCAATTGACTGCATTTCCTTTTTCtgtttttccaatttaaatttAGTCCTTGAACtttattttgcaaaaaaaaaaccaagACCACATCTTTTCATGAACTATAAAAAAGATAATGAAAGGGATATGTTTGGAAGCATGGTAAAAAATCAAAGTAAAGATTAAACCTTGAAACattgaattattattaattatgaacCTTACACATGTTACACAAATAAATTACTGCACAAAGATATAAAGGATAGATCGAAAACCAAATCATATTGGGTGCTGTTTCTTGGAACCTTCACACCTTCAAGACTGGAAATATCTAATAAATATGCCAACTTTTCTACTAGAAATTTTCCCTTTTCTATTGCTCTTCTCGTAGAACATACGAGTATATAAGCTTCCATgtaaaattatactagtagtcCTTTCTTTCTTTCGTGGATAAACGAGGGATAGATATTTGCTTCAGCTAAGTTTCCGAGCTCAAATCCTTTGCATCAGTAGAAAAGGCAGAAACCTACTTAATAATAAAGGTTAAAGATTCGACCTTTATCACCTGTTTCTCATTTTATCCTTTTTTTTCCAAGTGGGCTGCTTCAAGGTATCCTGATCTGTGTGTATTTGTGCCTACGTTTTCTTTGGTGGTATTTATCTAATTCGTAGCtctttaatttgaattttcttGATCTGTTGACTAGGTCTGACTTGATGTAGAATCTGCagttttttggaatttttgaatAGGATATGATGTTGATTTATGTTAATTTACTGTCTGGATTGAATTATTGTTTTTACTGAAATCTTGCTTATTGTAGTAATTCATACATTGAGCATTCTTGGGTTCTTCAAATTACATTTCCCCCTAATTTCTGATACATTTTCTCTGACAATGGTTTTGAATCTAGTATTAATAAGTGAGTTTGATGCTTTATTCAAATGTTTGTTTTTCCCCTAATTTCTGATTCATTTTTATGTGGAAATGGTTTAAATTAATTCATCATATGACCTTAGATCATTAGTTTGTTTTTTATCAGTTTCTGCAGTTAAGTGTTTCTGGAGATGGGATCCATTGAGGAAAAGATAGACCTTGATTCCGACGAGGAGATCCCTTTTAGTGTGTCGCAGCCGACTAATAAGATGCATTCGTTGAGTTTTGAACCTTCTCGTCATATCTTGGCACACCCTCAGTTTTCTGCTTCTTGGGTTATACGAAAGGTGAATCGAGTCAGCATCCTCAGAAGTATATACATTGTCTTGATCAAAGCGAGGATCAACATATTGCTGCCATTTGGGCCTCTAGCTATATGCTTACATTATTTTACAAAAATGCATGTAAGTAAACAGTCATCATGTCTATATGGAAAAGGGATACTGCTGAAAATCCCTTGATGAGTGTATTTTGTGGTTTTTGATGTATATCTGTTATGTATTGTAGGGATTGGTCTTCTTCTTCAGCTTAATTGGCATTATCCCTTTGGCAGAGCGCCTTGGTTATGCTACTGAGTGAGTATCTGCTCCCCAAAATTCGTCGCTAGGCATAGTTTTCGGTTTCTGAATGAAAAACTGATGTGCTCCACTTTTTGTGCTAGGCAACTTGCGTGTTATACAGGTCCAACTGGTACGATCCCTTTTCTGTTCGCCTTTAATTGTACCTTAAAACTGAAGCTTGCTGCAAATTCCATCTCGTAAAATTTTCAAAGGGTGCCTCAGTTGCTTACGTAAGGATCATATGAATGTATTTTTCATGTCTAAATAACTAGCTAGTAGATCCTTTTAGGAATGG is a window of Salvia splendens isolate huo1 chromosome 3, SspV2, whole genome shotgun sequence DNA encoding:
- the LOC121797163 gene encoding mitogen-activated protein kinase kinase 5-like, with the translated sequence MRPLQTPSSPADAGKSSRRRRSDLTLPLPHRDPSLAVPLPLPPPSASCQLNYSDLDRLSRIGSGAGGTVYKVLHRPTGGVYALKVIYGNHEDAVRNQMRREILILRDVDHPNVVKCHNLFDHSGEIQVLLEFMDKGSLESTHIPHEQPLSDLARQVLAGLAYLHRRKIVHRDIKPSNLLINSRRLVKIADFGVSRILAQTMDPCNSSVGTIAYMSPERINTDLNHGQYDGYAGDIWSLGVSVLEFYLGKFPFAVGRQGDWASLMCAICLSQPPEAPLSASREFRDFISCCLQRDPAKRLSAAQLLKHPFIVQHSSPGGGGAVHHQAAAHQLLPPPPRQHYSSA